From the genome of Algiphilus sp., one region includes:
- a CDS encoding glutathione S-transferase N-terminal domain-containing protein: MAGRNAASVTGPTPASALAARRAGLLLFSGEDHLGSHWARLILCEKDVDGVAIEWIKGDIVNEDWMTLSPRGELPTLADREVVLYPARLVVEYLDERYPHPPLLPVEPASRARVRMVQHHISTHLYDLAEAGLASGQGAQKARKALEEELIGLARMFPARGFFMGNEMTVVDTAWAPLMWRLPSLGIALDSVDGMRAYADRLFARGAFQRSLSSVERNLAA; this comes from the coding sequence ATGGCGGGACGCAACGCCGCGAGCGTTACCGGCCCCACGCCGGCGAGTGCGCTCGCCGCGCGCCGGGCCGGCTTGCTGCTGTTCTCGGGCGAGGATCATCTCGGCAGCCACTGGGCGCGCCTGATCCTGTGCGAGAAGGATGTCGACGGTGTCGCCATCGAATGGATCAAGGGCGACATCGTCAACGAGGACTGGATGACGCTGTCCCCGCGCGGCGAGCTCCCGACGCTGGCCGACCGCGAGGTGGTGCTCTATCCGGCACGCCTGGTCGTGGAGTATCTCGACGAGCGCTACCCGCATCCGCCGCTGCTGCCGGTCGAGCCGGCATCGCGGGCGCGCGTGCGCATGGTGCAGCACCACATCTCGACGCACCTCTACGACCTCGCCGAGGCCGGTCTTGCCTCGGGGCAGGGCGCGCAGAAGGCGCGCAAGGCCCTGGAGGAGGAGCTCATCGGCCTGGCGCGCATGTTCCCGGCGCGCGGCTTCTTCATGGGCAACGAGATGACGGTCGTGGACACCGCATGGGCGCCGCTGATGTGGCGCCTGCCGTCGCTCGGCATCGCCCTGGATTCGGTCGACGGGATGCGCGCCTATGCCGACCGCCTGTTCGCGCGCGGCGCGTTCCAGCGCAGCCTCTCGTCGGTGGAACGGAACCTGGCCGCCTGA
- the petA gene encoding ubiquinol-cytochrome c reductase iron-sulfur subunit yields the protein MSNEGVNTKRRRFLTIATGVVGAGGAAAAAVPFLASMAPSERAKALGAPVSVTIGNMEPGQMVTTAWRGKPVWVVSRTPEMLNTLGQVTDRLRDPESQQPQQPDYAQNQERSIKPEFLVIVGSCTHLGCSPKFRPEKAPADLGANWVGGFFCPCHGSKFDLAGRVFQGVPAPLNLPVPPHRYVSETEILIGEDKETA from the coding sequence ATGAGTAACGAAGGTGTCAATACCAAGAGGCGTCGCTTCCTCACCATTGCCACCGGCGTGGTGGGAGCGGGTGGCGCCGCGGCGGCCGCGGTGCCCTTCCTGGCATCGATGGCCCCCAGTGAGCGCGCCAAGGCGCTCGGCGCTCCGGTTTCGGTAACCATCGGCAACATGGAGCCGGGGCAGATGGTGACCACCGCCTGGCGCGGCAAGCCGGTGTGGGTGGTGAGCCGCACCCCGGAAATGCTGAACACGCTCGGCCAAGTCACCGACCGCCTGCGCGATCCGGAATCGCAGCAGCCGCAGCAGCCCGACTACGCCCAGAATCAGGAGCGCTCGATCAAGCCGGAGTTCCTGGTCATCGTCGGCAGCTGCACGCATCTCGGCTGCTCGCCCAAGTTCCGGCCCGAGAAGGCGCCGGCCGACCTCGGCGCCAACTGGGTGGGCGGCTTCTTCTGTCCCTGCCACGGGTCGAAGTTCGACCTGGCCGGACGCGTCTTCCAGGGCGTGCCGGCGCCGCTGAATCTCCCTGTCCCGCCGCACCGCTACGTGTCGGAGACGGAAATCCTGATCGGTGAGGACAAGGAAACCGCGTAA
- a CDS encoding UDP-2,3-diacylglucosamine diphosphatase, translating into MTEQTATRYRTIWVSDVHLGTPGCKAEHLVDFLKANQCETLYLVGDIIDGWKLTGGWYWPQEHTNVIRKVLTKAKRGAKVYYITGNHDEFLRRFVGFGLSMGNIHVVNEHVHVTADGRRLLVLHGDAFDVITRYHKWIAIAGDTLYENAMRFNRHFNRLRRRLGMPYWSLSAYAKHRVKSAVNIVSDFEESVAHECRRRGLDGVVCGHIHHAEMRDIDGVSYMNCGDWVESCTALAERYDGTIEIIRWVDFDQLNQVPPRNAAVEPLREVETV; encoded by the coding sequence ATGACGGAGCAGACAGCCACACGCTACCGGACGATCTGGGTTTCCGACGTGCATCTGGGTACGCCCGGCTGCAAGGCGGAGCATCTGGTCGACTTCCTCAAGGCCAACCAGTGCGAGACCCTCTACCTGGTCGGTGACATCATCGACGGCTGGAAGCTCACCGGCGGCTGGTACTGGCCGCAGGAGCACACCAACGTCATCCGCAAGGTGCTGACCAAGGCCAAGCGCGGCGCCAAGGTCTACTACATCACCGGCAACCATGACGAGTTCCTGCGCCGCTTCGTCGGCTTCGGGCTCAGCATGGGCAATATCCACGTGGTCAACGAGCACGTGCACGTCACCGCCGACGGCCGACGCCTGCTGGTGCTGCACGGCGACGCCTTCGACGTCATCACGCGCTATCACAAGTGGATCGCCATCGCGGGCGACACGCTCTACGAGAACGCCATGCGCTTCAACCGGCACTTCAACCGGCTGCGGCGCCGTCTCGGCATGCCCTACTGGTCGCTGTCGGCCTACGCCAAGCACCGCGTCAAGTCGGCGGTCAACATCGTCTCCGACTTCGAGGAATCGGTGGCCCACGAGTGCCGCCGCCGCGGCCTGGACGGCGTGGTCTGCGGCCACATCCACCACGCCGAGATGCGCGACATCGACGGTGTCTCGTACATGAACTGCGGCGACTGGGTGGAATCCTGCACGGCACTCGCCGAGCGCTACGACGGCACCATCGAGATCATCCGCTGGGTCGATTTCGACCAGCTCAACCAGGTGCCGCCCCGCAACGCCGCCGTGGAGCCGCTGCGCGAGGTCGAGACCGTCTAG
- the rho gene encoding transcription termination factor Rho: protein MTATALMEMATAQGIENVSRSRKPELITALVRAAGARGAQIHDTGVLELMQEGYGFLRSPDASYLAGPDDVYVSASQVRRFGLRTGDTVTGRVRAPKENERYFALLKVNEVNFEAPEKTRRKVNFENLTPLFPDERFTMERGNGTTEDITARILDLISPCGKGQRGLIVSPPKAGKTMLLQNVAQSLMANYPDVYLIVLLIDERPEEVTDMQRTVRGEVVASTFDEAPARHCQVAEMVLEKAKRLVEQKRDVVILLDSITRLARAYNTVAPSSGKVLTGGVDANALQKPKRFFGAARNVEEGGSLTIIATALVETGSKMDEVIYEEFKGTGNMEIHLERRLAEKRVYPALNINRSGTRREELMIDPGDLQKIWLLRKALHDMDEIAAMELLFDRMKQTKTNAQFFDAMKRN, encoded by the coding sequence ATGACCGCGACCGCCCTGATGGAGATGGCGACCGCCCAGGGCATCGAGAACGTCTCGCGGTCGCGCAAGCCCGAGCTCATCACCGCGCTGGTGCGCGCGGCCGGTGCCCGCGGCGCGCAGATCCACGACACCGGCGTGCTCGAGCTCATGCAGGAGGGCTACGGCTTCCTGCGCTCGCCGGACGCGTCCTATCTGGCCGGTCCCGACGACGTCTACGTATCGGCCAGTCAGGTGCGCCGCTTCGGTCTGCGCACCGGTGACACCGTCACCGGCCGCGTGCGGGCGCCCAAGGAGAACGAGCGCTACTTCGCGCTGCTCAAGGTCAACGAGGTCAACTTCGAGGCGCCCGAGAAGACGCGCCGCAAGGTCAACTTCGAGAACCTGACCCCGCTGTTCCCGGACGAGCGCTTCACCATGGAGCGCGGCAACGGGACCACCGAGGACATCACGGCGCGCATCCTCGACCTGATCTCGCCCTGCGGCAAGGGGCAGCGCGGTCTCATCGTCTCGCCGCCCAAGGCCGGCAAGACCATGCTGCTGCAGAACGTCGCGCAGTCGCTGATGGCGAACTACCCGGACGTCTACCTCATCGTGCTGCTCATCGACGAGCGCCCCGAGGAGGTCACCGACATGCAGCGCACGGTGCGCGGCGAGGTGGTGGCGTCGACCTTCGACGAGGCTCCGGCGCGCCACTGCCAGGTCGCCGAGATGGTGCTGGAGAAGGCCAAGCGCCTGGTCGAGCAGAAGCGCGATGTCGTCATCCTGCTGGACTCGATCACCCGTCTGGCGCGCGCCTACAACACCGTGGCGCCGAGCTCCGGCAAGGTGCTCACCGGTGGTGTCGACGCCAACGCGCTGCAGAAGCCCAAGCGCTTCTTCGGTGCCGCGCGCAACGTCGAGGAAGGCGGCAGCCTGACCATCATCGCCACCGCCCTGGTCGAGACCGGCTCCAAGATGGACGAGGTCATCTACGAGGAGTTCAAGGGCACCGGCAACATGGAGATCCATCTCGAGCGCCGTCTGGCCGAGAAGCGGGTCTACCCGGCGCTCAACATCAACCGCTCCGGCACCCGCCGCGAGGAGCTGATGATCGATCCGGGCGACCTCCAGAAGATCTGGCTGCTGCGCAAGGCACTGCACGACATGGACGAGATCGCGGCCATGGAGCTGCTCTTCGACCGCATGAAGCAGACCAAGACCAACGCCCAGTTCTTCGACGCGATGAAGCGCAACTAG
- a CDS encoding cytochrome c1 produces the protein MKRITISLLTTLVALLAAPHLHAAGGGAVLSYSVDLTNEPSLQRGARNFMNYCSGCHGLKYLRYSSIARDLGIPEAVVEENLIFGDATLNDHVDSAMPATSADWFGQQPPDLSLTARSRGADWVYSFLNTFYVDEGKSTGYNNLQLAGAAMPHVLAELQGVVVKREEEGHGDGGHGGGHGDDHGLELVEEGELTPAEYKDFTADLTNFLAYAAEPGKADRIALGWKVMFYLLLLFGVAYLMKREYWKDVH, from the coding sequence ATGAAACGAATCACAATTTCCCTGCTGACGACGCTCGTCGCACTCCTCGCCGCTCCGCATCTCCACGCCGCCGGTGGTGGCGCGGTGCTGAGCTATTCGGTCGACCTGACCAATGAGCCCTCGCTGCAGCGCGGCGCGCGCAACTTCATGAACTACTGCTCGGGCTGTCACGGGCTGAAGTACCTGCGCTACAGCAGCATCGCGCGCGACCTTGGCATTCCCGAGGCCGTGGTCGAGGAGAACCTTATCTTCGGTGACGCGACGCTCAACGACCACGTCGATTCGGCCATGCCGGCGACCTCCGCGGACTGGTTCGGCCAGCAGCCGCCCGACCTCAGCCTGACCGCCCGCTCGCGCGGCGCCGACTGGGTGTACAGCTTCCTCAACACCTTCTACGTCGACGAGGGCAAGTCCACCGGCTACAACAACCTCCAGCTCGCCGGTGCGGCCATGCCGCACGTGCTCGCCGAGCTGCAGGGCGTGGTGGTGAAGCGCGAGGAGGAGGGCCACGGCGACGGCGGTCACGGTGGCGGCCACGGCGACGATCACGGCCTCGAGCTGGTCGAGGAAGGCGAGCTGACGCCCGCCGAGTACAAGGACTTCACGGCCGACCTCACCAATTTCCTCGCCTACGCCGCCGAGCCGGGCAAGGCCGACCGCATCGCACTGGGCTGGAAGGTCATGTTCTACCTGCTGCTGCTGTTCGGCGTGGCCTACCTGATGAAGCGCGAATACTGGAAGGACGTCCACTGA
- the trxA gene encoding thioredoxin, which translates to MSENVTSVSADSFDSEVLQADKPVLVDFWAEWCGPCRMIAPVLEQLAGEKQDDLKIVKLNVDENQEIAQRFSVRGIPTLILFKNGEAAATQTGAVGKAQLAAFVEQHI; encoded by the coding sequence ATGAGCGAAAACGTCACGTCCGTGTCGGCGGACAGCTTCGATAGCGAAGTGCTTCAGGCGGACAAGCCCGTCCTGGTCGATTTCTGGGCGGAGTGGTGCGGCCCGTGCCGCATGATCGCGCCGGTGCTCGAGCAGCTGGCCGGCGAGAAGCAGGACGATCTCAAGATCGTCAAGCTCAATGTCGACGAGAACCAGGAAATCGCGCAGCGCTTCTCGGTGCGCGGCATTCCGACTCTCATCCTCTTCAAGAACGGTGAAGCGGCTGCGACGCAGACCGGCGCCGTGGGCAAGGCACAACTGGCGGCTTTCGTTGAGCAACACATCTAA
- a CDS encoding ClpXP protease specificity-enhancing factor SspB produces the protein MARSRRPYLIRAIYDWACDDAQTPHLLVAADYEGCEVPGEHVEDGRITLNVGPRAVSSLDMTGTAIVFSARFGGRPFQCRVPWGAVLAIFGRESGEGIVFGEVESDSDPDDTPPPEPEPPRGSHLRVVK, from the coding sequence ATGGCCCGATCCCGACGTCCGTATCTGATCCGCGCCATCTATGACTGGGCCTGCGACGATGCGCAGACCCCGCATCTGCTGGTGGCCGCGGACTACGAGGGCTGCGAAGTGCCCGGCGAGCACGTCGAGGACGGTCGCATCACCCTGAACGTCGGGCCGAGAGCGGTATCGAGTCTCGACATGACGGGAACCGCCATCGTCTTCTCCGCCCGGTTCGGCGGTCGCCCCTTTCAGTGCCGCGTTCCCTGGGGCGCGGTCCTCGCGATCTTCGGCCGCGAGAGCGGCGAGGGTATCGTGTTCGGCGAGGTCGAATCCGACAGCGATCCGGACGATACGCCCCCGCCGGAACCGGAACCGCCGCGCGGTTCCCACCTGCGCGTCGTCAAGTAG
- a CDS encoding TraR/DksA C4-type zinc finger protein, which yields MSEEPDADEATALAVRLRELEGELLEALSAGADAADPVALDQSRVGRVSRGDALQQQAMAQAGQRVLRQRLAAVRAALARVASGDYGRCTECDDPIAPARLQRQPEAERCVRCQSASEGASGR from the coding sequence ATGAGCGAGGAACCGGATGCCGACGAAGCGACGGCGCTCGCCGTGCGGCTTCGCGAGCTGGAGGGCGAGCTGCTCGAAGCGCTGAGCGCCGGTGCCGACGCCGCCGATCCGGTAGCCCTGGACCAGTCGCGTGTGGGTCGCGTCTCGCGCGGTGACGCCCTCCAGCAGCAGGCGATGGCGCAGGCCGGGCAACGAGTGCTCCGCCAGCGTCTGGCCGCCGTGCGGGCGGCGCTCGCGCGCGTCGCCAGCGGCGACTACGGGCGCTGCACGGAGTGCGACGACCCCATCGCGCCGGCCCGCCTGCAGCGCCAGCCCGAGGCCGAGCGCTGCGTGCGCTGCCAGTCCGCCAGCGAGGGCGCGTCCGGGCGGTAG
- a CDS encoding DEAD/DEAH box helicase: MSQSESDGNLPFADLPLIDTLQTNLSALGFTRCTPIQAKALPLALEGRDIAGQAQTGTGKTVAFLLATLDHLLRTEPTGPDGQPRAVILAPTRELVIQIHKDAEPLARDTGMRLGLVYGGTGYETQREQVASGVDILIGTPGRLIDYFKQKVFTLKHVQVAVLDEADRMFDLGFISDIRYILRRCPDADQRRNYLFSATLSHRVLELAYEHMNNPTRVEIEPEQVTADKVRQSLVHVANEDKLPMLVGVLRHTGATRTMIFVNTKRAADLIERTLRGNDIEARTLSGDVPQKKREKLLDNFRKGELPVLVATDVAARGLHIEGVTHVVNYDLPQDPEDYVHRIGRTARAGAEGDAISLCCETWVYSLPEIEAYAGIKIPQLPDADSWMARDLKPALPRPPRSDDQRSQGGRRRRGGGGGGGGGGGGGRGSRRRGNQGRPSSS; this comes from the coding sequence ATGTCCCAATCCGAAAGCGACGGGAACCTCCCCTTCGCAGACTTGCCGCTGATCGACACGCTGCAGACGAACCTGTCGGCGCTCGGCTTCACCCGCTGCACGCCCATCCAGGCGAAGGCGCTGCCGCTGGCGCTGGAAGGACGCGACATCGCGGGGCAGGCGCAGACCGGGACGGGCAAGACCGTCGCCTTCCTGCTGGCCACGCTCGACCACCTGCTGCGCACCGAGCCCACCGGCCCCGACGGTCAGCCGCGCGCCGTGATCCTGGCGCCGACGCGCGAGCTGGTGATCCAGATCCACAAGGACGCCGAGCCGCTGGCGCGCGACACCGGCATGCGCCTCGGCCTGGTCTACGGCGGTACCGGGTACGAGACCCAGCGCGAGCAGGTCGCGTCCGGCGTCGACATCCTCATCGGCACGCCCGGCCGGCTGATCGACTACTTCAAGCAGAAGGTCTTCACGCTCAAGCACGTGCAGGTCGCCGTGCTCGACGAGGCCGACCGCATGTTCGACCTCGGCTTCATCAGCGACATCCGCTACATCCTGCGCCGCTGCCCCGACGCCGACCAGCGCCGCAACTACCTGTTCTCCGCGACGCTGTCGCACCGCGTGCTCGAGCTCGCCTACGAGCACATGAACAACCCCACCCGGGTCGAGATCGAGCCCGAGCAGGTCACGGCCGACAAGGTCCGCCAGTCACTGGTCCACGTCGCCAACGAGGACAAGCTGCCCATGCTGGTCGGCGTGCTGCGCCACACCGGCGCCACCCGCACGATGATCTTCGTCAACACCAAGCGTGCCGCCGACCTGATCGAGCGCACGCTGCGCGGCAACGACATCGAGGCGCGCACGCTCTCCGGCGACGTACCGCAGAAGAAGCGCGAGAAGCTGCTCGACAACTTCCGTAAGGGCGAGCTGCCGGTACTGGTGGCGACCGATGTCGCGGCGCGCGGCCTGCACATCGAGGGCGTCACCCACGTCGTCAACTACGACCTGCCCCAGGACCCCGAGGACTACGTCCACCGCATCGGCCGCACCGCGCGCGCCGGTGCCGAGGGCGACGCCATCTCGCTGTGCTGCGAGACCTGGGTCTATTCACTGCCCGAGATCGAGGCCTACGCCGGCATCAAGATCCCGCAGCTCCCCGACGCCGACAGCTGGATGGCGCGCGACCTCAAGCCGGCGCTCCCGCGCCCGCCGCGCAGCGACGATCAGCGCTCGCAGGGCGGGCGGCGCCGACGCGGCGGCGGCGGTGGTGGTGGTGGTGGTGGCGGCGGTGGTCGCGGCAGCCGGCGGCGCGGCAACCAGGGACGCCCCTCGTCCTCCTGA
- a CDS encoding ABC transporter substrate-binding protein → MRIVSHTASNTEIVCALGMGAALVGIDADSDHPPDIVEPLPKLGRDLQFDTGAVAALEPDVVLSSLTVPGHETVVAGLRTLGVPVHVADPVSLADVFADIRTIAGLLGVPERGEALVADMTAAMPDRTDPDGPRIAVEWWPKPVIVAAGRSWVSDVVARAGGRNPWADSDEKSVTVEPAAAERCAPDIVVMSWCGVAEANYRADKVLERPGWASVPAIAAGRVHAITEAHLGRPGPRLVDGYRRIAELVRSVAATPR, encoded by the coding sequence ATGCGCATCGTTTCGCACACCGCATCGAACACCGAGATCGTCTGCGCCCTGGGCATGGGCGCGGCCCTGGTGGGCATCGATGCCGATTCCGACCACCCGCCCGATATCGTCGAGCCGCTGCCCAAGCTCGGACGCGACCTGCAGTTCGATACCGGTGCCGTCGCGGCGCTCGAGCCCGACGTCGTGCTGAGCTCGCTGACCGTGCCCGGACACGAGACGGTGGTGGCGGGCCTGCGCACGCTCGGTGTTCCGGTCCATGTCGCCGATCCGGTCAGCCTGGCGGACGTGTTCGCCGACATCCGCACCATCGCCGGACTGCTCGGCGTGCCGGAACGCGGCGAGGCGCTGGTCGCCGACATGACGGCCGCGATGCCGGACCGCACCGATCCGGACGGCCCGCGCATCGCCGTCGAGTGGTGGCCGAAGCCGGTGATCGTCGCCGCCGGGCGGAGCTGGGTCTCGGACGTGGTCGCACGCGCCGGCGGGCGCAACCCCTGGGCGGACAGCGACGAGAAGAGCGTGACCGTCGAACCGGCGGCGGCGGAGCGCTGCGCGCCGGACATCGTGGTGATGAGCTGGTGCGGCGTGGCCGAGGCCAACTATCGCGCCGACAAGGTGCTCGAACGGCCCGGCTGGGCGTCGGTACCGGCGATCGCCGCCGGACGCGTGCATGCGATCACCGAAGCCCATCTCGGCCGGCCCGGCCCGCGCCTCGTGGACGGCTATCGCCGCATCGCCGAGCTGGTGCGCTCGGTTGCGGCGACCCCGCGCTAG
- a CDS encoding cytochrome bc complex cytochrome b subunit: MAITPNPHNTTGFLGWIDDRFPLTKLWKDHVGEYYAPKNFNFWYYFGSLALLVLVNQLLTGIFLTMHYTPSAEEAFASVEYIMRDVPWGNVIRYLHSTGASAFFIVVYLHMFRGLLYGSYRKPRELIWIFGCLIYLVLMAEAFAGYVLPWGQMSYWGAQVIISLFGAIPVIGNDLVIWIQGDYIPSDATLNRLFSLHVIALPFVLVGLVVAHIMALHEVGSNNPDGVEIKKNKDASGKPVDGIPFHPYYTVKDIVGTVAFLFVFLGVVFFAPEGGGYFLEKPNFEPADPLKTPEHIVPVWYFGAFYAMLRAVPDKLGGVIVMFGAVLILFVLPWLDRSPVKSIRYKGWIMKVAIMIFAAVFVMMLYLGTQPASDLYTLLARIGTIYYFAFFLLMPWYSKLDRTKPVPDRVTD; this comes from the coding sequence ATGGCCATCACCCCGAATCCCCACAACACGACCGGCTTCCTCGGCTGGATCGACGACCGCTTCCCGCTGACCAAGCTCTGGAAGGACCATGTCGGCGAGTACTACGCGCCGAAGAACTTCAACTTCTGGTACTACTTCGGGTCGCTGGCGCTGCTGGTGCTGGTCAACCAGCTGCTCACCGGCATCTTCCTGACGATGCACTACACGCCGAGCGCGGAGGAAGCCTTCGCGAGCGTCGAGTACATCATGCGCGACGTGCCATGGGGCAACGTCATCCGCTATCTGCACTCGACCGGCGCCTCGGCGTTCTTCATCGTGGTCTATCTCCACATGTTCCGCGGGCTGCTCTACGGTTCCTACCGCAAGCCGCGCGAGCTCATCTGGATCTTCGGCTGCCTGATCTATCTCGTGCTGATGGCCGAGGCCTTCGCCGGCTACGTGCTGCCCTGGGGGCAGATGAGCTACTGGGGCGCGCAGGTGATCATCTCGCTGTTCGGCGCCATCCCGGTGATCGGCAACGATCTGGTGATCTGGATCCAGGGCGACTACATCCCGTCGGATGCCACCCTCAACCGCCTGTTCTCGCTGCACGTGATCGCGCTGCCCTTCGTGCTGGTGGGCCTGGTGGTCGCGCACATCATGGCGCTGCACGAGGTGGGCTCGAACAACCCCGACGGCGTCGAGATCAAGAAGAACAAGGACGCTTCCGGCAAGCCGGTGGACGGCATCCCGTTCCACCCGTACTACACCGTCAAGGACATCGTCGGCACCGTGGCCTTCCTGTTCGTCTTCCTGGGCGTGGTGTTCTTCGCGCCGGAAGGCGGCGGCTACTTCCTCGAGAAGCCCAACTTCGAGCCGGCCGACCCGCTGAAGACGCCCGAGCACATCGTGCCGGTGTGGTACTTCGGCGCCTTCTACGCGATGCTCCGCGCGGTTCCCGACAAGCTCGGCGGCGTCATTGTCATGTTCGGCGCGGTCCTGATCCTGTTCGTGCTGCCCTGGCTCGACCGCTCGCCGGTCAAGTCGATCCGCTACAAGGGCTGGATCATGAAGGTCGCCATCATGATCTTCGCGGCAGTGTTCGTGATGATGCTGTATCTCGGCACGCAGCCCGCTTCCGACCTGTACACGCTGCTGGCGCGCATCGGCACGATCTACTACTTCGCCTTCTTCCTGCTGATGCCTTGGTACTCGAAGCTGGACCGCACCAAGCCCGTCCCGGACCGCGTGACCGACTGA